The Echinicola jeungdonensis genome segment AAGTATTGGTTTCAAATTGGAAACCAAATTGCCCACAAGTGGGAAGGTTGTCAATATTCCCACCCAGATCTTCAATCAGGTCATTGAGTCCCGGGTTATGCCCAAAAATAAATAAAGTATTTACATCAACTGGGGAATGCCTGATAGTTCTCAAAATAGACCCGCTGGATGCATGATATAGCTCGTCGGTAAATGAAATTTTTTCCTCTGGATATTGGAGGATTTCTGCAGCAGCCAAAGCTGTTGCTTTTGCCCTTTCAGCACCTGAAGAAACCATTAAATCCGGAATAATATTCCTGTCCTTTAACCTTTGTGCCATACGCGGGGCATCCCTGATTCCTCTTTTTGCCAAGGGCCGTTTGTGATCATCCAGGAAAGGATCATCCCAAGAAGATTTTGCATGTCTGCATATTATTAAATTTTTCATTTACACAAGATACTAAAAAAAACAGTTTGTTTTTTGGGTTAATAATTTTTACATTCAGTCATTATTTAACCACTAACAATTATTATTTATTAACATGCTTACCGGAATAGTTAAATTTTATAATGAATCCAAAGGTTTCGGTTTCATTATTGATGATGAGTCACAAAACGATGTGTTTGTTCATGCCACTGGTTTAGTGGATAAGGTTGAACAGAATGACAAAGTTTCTTTTGAGGTCAAAGAAGGAAAAAAGGGATTGAATGCTTTTAATGTTAGAAAAGCATAAATGAATTTTAGTCACTTTTTTTAAGCAAAGCCTGCCCCATTTGGGGCAGGCTTTGCTGTTTGTCCTGATTTTTAATAAGGAGATATCGTTTGGGACCTTGTTCTTCTTGAACAAAGCGGGTCCAATTCAATGAGCCTTCCCGATTTCTTCTTATTAGTTATTCAAAATAAAGAAAACCAATGCTACCCCTAGTGCAATGATCATCCTTTTGGCTTTTTCTTTATGTTCAAGATCCAATTTCCTCTTCCTCAAAACCAATACGGCAATGCTTAGGGCAAGAAGTTGGATAGCAATGCCAAATCCATTAATAAAACTGATTTTTTGCTGCTCTACAAAAGGCCAAGTCCTATTAACCAAAGGGATAAAACAAAGCAATATGCCAGTAATTCCAAAAGAAAAAGAACGGTGAAGAAGGTTTCCCGAATCCTGATTCATCCAATTCATATTTTTAAGCTTTAATTTTCTCTTTTCTTTTTTCAAAATATTCTGCCACTTCCTGGGCCGATTTGGCATTGAAAGTCATGTCCTTAGTCAATCCCCCCTTTCTTCCGACCAACACTCCGTACTTCATGTCCAAAAAGCCGGCTTTTTCATGGGCATCAGGGTTAATGGAGAGTTGAACACCTTTTTCAAGCGCATAATGCACCCACCTCCAATCCAGGTCCAATCTCCAAGGGTTGGCATTAATCTCAATAATTACCTCATGTTTTGCACAGGCCTCAATTATGGTTTTGTGATCCAATGGGTAGCCTTCCCTTCTTAATAGTAATCTACCGGTAGGGTGCCCTAAAATGGTAGTATAGGGGTTTTCTATGGCCTTAAGAACCCTGGCCGTAGCTTTCTTTTTGTTCATCCCCAAACTACTGTGGATGGAAGCTACAATAAAATCGAAGCTCGCCAAAGTCTCCTCAGGATAATCCAAACTTCCATCCAAGAGAATGTCGCTTTCTATACCGCTAAAAATTTTAAATGAATCCAATTCCTCATTCAAAGCCTTTATTTCTTCTTGCTGTTTTTGCACTTTATTCACATCCAAGCCTCCGGCATAACTTGCCGTCTGACTGTGGTCAGAGATGCCCAAATATTCAAACCCCAATTCCTTACAATATTCGGCCATTTCCCTGAGAGAATGTTTGCCATCACTGTAGGTGGAATGATTATGAAGAATGCCTTTTAGATTTTCATAAATTAATAAATCAGGAATTTCACCTTTTTTCGCCCATTCCAATTCAAACTGTCCTTCTCTAAGTTCGGGTAAAATATATGCCAGACCTGCTTCTTTATAAGCTTCTTCTTCACTTGAAAAAAGTTTGGATTTAAAAAAGGTTCCTAGGGTTTCCTGGTTTTCCAAAGGAGAGAGCAGGTGCCCTTTGCTTCCAGTCCTTATCAGCTTCTCATTGATGAAATGTTCCTCATCAGTGTGGTGGATGATAATGTCAAGGTCTTTATCTTGAAGCTGGCCACGCCAATTAAAAGGGCTGGATTTTTTGGGGTCATATTTTAATCCATCAATTTGGTTTATTTCTTTAAGAGTAGATTTTCGGTCTTTTGAGCAGATGATCCATTCCACATTTTCAAGGATCTCCAAATTTCGGGCATAATCCCCGGTTATGCTCACCTTTTCTTTGCCAAAAGCTTGATTTAATTTTTCATTTAAGGAAGTAATGTCCTTCTCGATATCCGCATAAAGCCATTTTCCAAGATTGGCTTCCATATATTCCAGGGCCTGAATAATGCTTTCCTGGGTTTTTTCACCAAAACCTTTGATATTTGCTACCTTCCCTGATTGGCAAGCTTCCATCAGTTCATGAGTGGAAGTGATGTTCAGTTCTTTCCAAAGGGTTTTGATTTTCTTTGGTCCCAAACCTTTTATCTCCAGTACCTCCAATAAACCTTTTGGGGTTTTTTCCAGCAAATCATCCAGATAGGGATGGCTGCCCGTTTCTTGGATGTCAAGGATCACTTCTGCAATGCTTTTTCCAATTCCGCTTATTTTTTGCAGCCCTTCCTGGTCCAAATCTTCAAGGCTAATATCTCCTCTGTCGATGGTATTTACTGCAGATTGATAACTCCTTACCTTAAAAGTATTTTCCTCGTGGAGCTCCATGAGCTGGATGGTTAGCTTCAGGATTTTGGTGATATTTTTATTGTCCAAATTTTTTTTGTTTGGGTTAAAAGATATAAGCAAATGTCCACAATAAATGTTTTAAAATAAAATCATAAAGCTTAACTTATATCATAATAAGCTTGTGAAAAAGTCTTAGCACACCCATGAAAAAATATATTCTTGCGTTTGTTTTTGCCTTGTTGGGTCCTATGGATTTAGTACTTGGCCAGGTAAATTTCACCCATAGGGTAGAGGTGGCTACTGAGTGGGTTGATAATAATTTTATTATTCTCCCTTCGGAGAATGGCACGGTTGCCTTTAGGTCGGTTTCTTCTAAGGGCTTTAACATTAGTAAAAAACTGCAATATTTTACGACAGACCGCCATTTGAAGGCCAGTAAATTGATGGAGTTCCCCTTAAAAGATCATTTTGACCTGATCGGTTTTGACTTGGATGGAGGATGGCTTTACCTATTGCTTCAAAAAGGGGATGCTTACAGTGGAGATAAACTTATTTATGGGATCAATTTGGAAACACAACAACTAATTGAAGTAGAAGCCGAAAATATATTGGATATGGAAATCAGGGAATTCCTTGTCATGGATGAAAAAGCTATTTTGATGGGGATGATGGAATACAGGCCTGCCATACAGGTCTTTGACCTGAAAAACAAAAATGTGTATACTGTTCAGGGGATTTATTCAAATGAAGTTAATATACTTCAAATTCGTAAAGATCCGGAGCTGAAATTTTTTGATGTATTAGTAAATCGTAGAGACCGGTTCAAACGAAAAACTGTTTCTGTTTTGACCTTTGACGAACGTGGAAATAAATTGAGGGAAGTGAAAATAGAGCCGAGAAAAGATCCTCAATTGGAGATCGAGGAAGGGTTGTTGACGCCCGTCCAGGATTACATCCAAGCCTTGATCGGCCCATTTGGGTTGAGAAAGAGAGAACCCAACAAAGGGATTTATTTTTCCAGGATCAATGAGTTTGGGGAATATAAAAACAGATTTTACACCCTTACTGATTTCGAAAATTTTTATA includes the following:
- the polX gene encoding DNA polymerase/3'-5' exonuclease PolX, translated to MDNKNITKILKLTIQLMELHEENTFKVRSYQSAVNTIDRGDISLEDLDQEGLQKISGIGKSIAEVILDIQETGSHPYLDDLLEKTPKGLLEVLEIKGLGPKKIKTLWKELNITSTHELMEACQSGKVANIKGFGEKTQESIIQALEYMEANLGKWLYADIEKDITSLNEKLNQAFGKEKVSITGDYARNLEILENVEWIICSKDRKSTLKEINQIDGLKYDPKKSSPFNWRGQLQDKDLDIIIHHTDEEHFINEKLIRTGSKGHLLSPLENQETLGTFFKSKLFSSEEEAYKEAGLAYILPELREGQFELEWAKKGEIPDLLIYENLKGILHNHSTYSDGKHSLREMAEYCKELGFEYLGISDHSQTASYAGGLDVNKVQKQQEEIKALNEELDSFKIFSGIESDILLDGSLDYPEETLASFDFIVASIHSSLGMNKKKATARVLKAIENPYTTILGHPTGRLLLRREGYPLDHKTIIEACAKHEVIIEINANPWRLDLDWRWVHYALEKGVQLSINPDAHEKAGFLDMKYGVLVGRKGGLTKDMTFNAKSAQEVAEYFEKRKEKIKA
- a CDS encoding SixA phosphatase family protein — protein: MKNLIICRHAKSSWDDPFLDDHKRPLAKRGIRDAPRMAQRLKDRNIIPDLMVSSGAERAKATALAAAEILQYPEEKISFTDELYHASSGSILRTIRHSPVDVNTLFIFGHNPGLNDLIEDLGGNIDNLPTCGQFGFQFETNTWNEVGRFNAKAWFFDFPKNKTQIQD
- a CDS encoding cold-shock protein; the encoded protein is MLTGIVKFYNESKGFGFIIDDESQNDVFVHATGLVDKVEQNDKVSFEVKEGKKGLNAFNVRKA
- a CDS encoding transcriptional regulator encodes the protein MKKYILAFVFALLGPMDLVLGQVNFTHRVEVATEWVDNNFIILPSENGTVAFRSVSSKGFNISKKLQYFTTDRHLKASKLMEFPLKDHFDLIGFDLDGGWLYLLLQKGDAYSGDKLIYGINLETQQLIEVEAENILDMEIREFLVMDEKAILMGMMEYRPAIQVFDLKNKNVYTVQGIYSNEVNILQIRKDPELKFFDVLVNRRDRFKRKTVSVLTFDERGNKLREVKIEPRKDPQLEIEEGLLTPVQDYIQALIGPFGLRKREPNKGIYFSRINEFGEYKNRFYTLTDFENFYNYLPEKQKARRERSLEKAIRKEKSITIPNSLVTREVISKGGNFLVYNDYFMASTSRFRQRDVIYHNDFYRYYPDGFRNQVNLGGYTWYNSRSREGVNYQYKYLAAQFLLLDQQGNMIWDNTLSLQDLITANPGKFGEVSFDGDNLFYMYLEEDKLNLTHLFGGEVKFENQEFELELLAKNERIKETQVESLSLMWWYDHYFLLSGKQQIRFQGEDARERVREVFFITKIKVDGQLDRALTQEEN